One region of Wyeomyia smithii strain HCP4-BCI-WySm-NY-G18 chromosome 3, ASM2978416v1, whole genome shotgun sequence genomic DNA includes:
- the LOC129731935 gene encoding endocuticle structural glycoprotein ABD-4: MKFKFFLLTACVAATLAAPQRTEAEAEIVAQDSNIDPDGSYQYSYETANGIRGQEQGTLKRASSADTSDVIVASGSITYTAPDGQVITLNYSADDENGFQPQGDHLPTPPPIPPQIQKALDYLASLPPANRRRR, encoded by the exons Atgaaattt aagTTTTTTCTATTGACAGCATGTGTGGCAGCCACCCTCGCAGCACCACAGCGAACAGAAGCTGAAGCAGAAATCGTGGCCCAAGACAGCAATATCGATCCGGATGGTTCTTATCAGTACAG TTACGAAACCGCCAACGGAATCCGAGGCCAGGAGCAGGGAACGCTAAAGCGGGCAAGCAGTGCGGACACTAGCGATGTCATCGTTGCGTCCGGCTCCATCACCTACACCGCTCCGGACGGTCAGGTCATCACGCTGAACTATTCGGCCGACGACGAAAACGGTTTCCAGCCCCAAGGTGATCATTTGCCCACACCGCCACCGATTCCACCGCAAATTCAGAAAGCTTTGGATTACCTGGCCAGCCTACCACCGGCGAACCGACGAAGGCGCTAA